CCACGAGGTGGCGGGCATCGTGGAAGCCGCCGGCCCGGAAGCGGAGGGGCCCGGGCCGGGAACGCCGGTGGCCGTCGATCCCGCGATCCACTGCGCGCGCTGCCGCTACTGCGCCGCGGGACACCCGAACTTCTGCTCGCGGCTCCGCTTCTTCGGGAGCCCGCCGACGCCCGGCGCGCTGCGCGAGTACGTGGCGCATCCGGCCCACCTGGTGACGCCGCTGCCCCCTGGAATGTCGACGACCGAAGGCGCGCTGCTGGAACCGCTGGGGGTGGCGATCCACGCCGCGGACCTCGGCCACATCGCCGTGGGCGACGCCGTCGCCGTGTTCGGCTGCGGGCCCATCGGGCTGCTCATCGCTCAGGTGGCGCGGCTGGCGGGCGCGAGCCTCGTGTGCGCCACCGAGCCCCTGCCGCACCGCGCGGCCGCGGCCGCCGCGCTCGGTCTGCCCCCCGCGCTCGATGCCCGCCTGCCGGATCTGACGCGACACATCATGGAGCGGACCGACGGCCAGGGCGTGGACGTCGCGTTCGAGGCCGCCGGGAGCGAAGCCGCCACCGCGCAGGCCATCGAGGTCTTGCGCCCGGGTGGCACGCTGGTGCTCGTCGGCTACTGGAAGACGGAGCAGGTGACGCTGGCCGGCATCCGCGCGATGCGCAAGGGATTGACGATCCGCTTCGTGCGCCGGATGAAGAACACCTTCCCGCGGGCCGTTCAGCTGGTCCGGGAAGGCCGGATCGAGCTGGCCGCGCTCGTGACGCACGAGTTCCCGCTGGAGGCGGTCGGTGAGGCCTTCGCGCGGGCCGAGCGGCGGAGCCCGGACGTCGTCAAGGCCGTGGTCACTCTCTGAGAGCGCCCGCCGAGCCCCCGCGCATGGAGTATCTCGTCGGCATCGACCTCGGCACCCAGGGGGTGCGGAGCTGTCTGTTCGACCTCGACGGCCGGCCGAAGGCCTCGGCGAGCCGCCCCTATGCCACGCGGTACCTCCGCCCGGGCTGGGTCGAGCAGGATCCGGAAGAGTGGTGGGACGCGCTGGTGGCCGCGCTCCGGGAAACGATCGCGCGGGCCGCCGTCCGGCCCGAGAGCGTGCGGGCGCTGTCCTACGCCTGCACCGCCTGCACGGTGGTGGCCCTCGATCCCGAGGGCCGGCCGGTCCGGCCCGCGCTCATCTGGATGGACGAGCGGGCGCACGAGGAGGCCGCATGGCTCACCGGGCTCCGGCACCCGCGCTACCGGTACTGCGGGGGCACCGTCTCGCCGCAATGGATGCTCCCCAAGGCGTTGTGGCTGAAGCGCCACGAGCCGGCGACGTACGCCGGCGCCGCGCGGCTGGTCGAGGCCACCGACTTCCTGACCTACCGGCTGACCGGGACGTGGACCGCCAGCCAGGACAACGCGACGGCCAAGTGGCACTACCTGCGCGCCCTGGGCGGCTGGCCGGACGATCTGCTCCGGGCGGCCGAGCTCGAGGCCCTCCGGGCCAAGTGGCCGGACCGCGTCCTGCCGGTCGGGACGCCGGTCGGCTCGCTTCGCCCCGCCGTCGCCGCGGCGACCGGGCTGACGCCGGCGACCCTCGTCGCGCAGGGCGGGATCGACGCTCACGCCGGGATGATCGGCCTCGGCGCGGTCGAGCCGGGCGACCTCGCCCTCATCGTGGGCAGCTCGACCTGCCACATGGCGCTGTCTCCGACCCCGGTGTTCGCCGACATCTGGGGTCCGTATCCCGACGCGCTGGTGGAGGGCAGCTTCACTCTGGAAGGGGGACAGACGGCGACCGGCAGCATCGTCCAGTGGCTGCTCCGGCTCACGGGGCAGACCGAGGCCGACGGCGAGCTGGGGTCCGTCATCGCGCGCCTGGAGGCGGAGGCCGCGCGACTCCCCCCCGGGGCCGAAGGCCTGATCGTCGTCGACCACTTCCAGGGCAACCGCACGCCGCACAAGGATCCCCACGCCCGTGGCGCGATGATCGGCCTGACGCTCGCGCATTCCCCGGCCCATCTCCTCCGCGCCGTCTACGAGGGCATCGCCTTCGGGGCACGCGAGGTCCTCGAGAACATGGTGGCCCACGGCTTCGCGCTCGAGCGGCTCTTCGCCGGCGGCGGCGGCGCCCGCAGCTCGCTCTGGATGCAGATCCATGCCGATGTGCTCGGCCG
Above is a window of Candidatus Methylomirabilota bacterium DNA encoding:
- a CDS encoding alcohol dehydrogenase catalytic domain-containing protein; protein product: MRVAELIAPRRMRVTEGPVPTVGPDELLVRIRAVGICGSDLHYYAEGRIGDQRLAAGHVLGHEVAGIVEAAGPEAEGPGPGTPVAVDPAIHCARCRYCAAGHPNFCSRLRFFGSPPTPGALREYVAHPAHLVTPLPPGMSTTEGALLEPLGVAIHAADLGHIAVGDAVAVFGCGPIGLLIAQVARLAGASLVCATEPLPHRAAAAAALGLPPALDARLPDLTRHIMERTDGQGVDVAFEAAGSEAATAQAIEVLRPGGTLVLVGYWKTEQVTLAGIRAMRKGLTIRFVRRMKNTFPRAVQLVREGRIELAALVTHEFPLEAVGEAFARAERRSPDVVKAVVTL
- a CDS encoding FGGY-family carbohydrate kinase — its product is MEYLVGIDLGTQGVRSCLFDLDGRPKASASRPYATRYLRPGWVEQDPEEWWDALVAALRETIARAAVRPESVRALSYACTACTVVALDPEGRPVRPALIWMDERAHEEAAWLTGLRHPRYRYCGGTVSPQWMLPKALWLKRHEPATYAGAARLVEATDFLTYRLTGTWTASQDNATAKWHYLRALGGWPDDLLRAAELEALRAKWPDRVLPVGTPVGSLRPAVAAATGLTPATLVAQGGIDAHAGMIGLGAVEPGDLALIVGSSTCHMALSPTPVFADIWGPYPDALVEGSFTLEGGQTATGSIVQWLLRLTGQTEADGELGSVIARLEAEAARLPPGAEGLIVVDHFQGNRTPHKDPHARGAMIGLTLAHSPAHLLRAVYEGIAFGAREVLENMVAHGFALERLFAGGGGARSSLWMQIHADVLGRPIQLPGRGEAMALGAAIWGALGSGLFGGYREAIRRMVQAGPVVEPVAARRTVYDVSYARYRAAYPCLRDLAHRMAAS